One region of Malania oleifera isolate guangnan ecotype guangnan chromosome 6, ASM2987363v1, whole genome shotgun sequence genomic DNA includes:
- the LOC131157193 gene encoding large ribosomal subunit protein eL13z-like translates to MVKHNNVVPNGHFKKHWQNYVKTWFNQPARKTRRRLARQKKAVKTFPQPTAGPLRPIVHGQTLKYNMKVRAGRGFSLEELKTAGISKKHARTIGVAVDHRRKNRSLEGLQTNVQRLKTYKAKLVVFPRRARKVKAGDSTPEELATAAQVQGPYMPIAREQPTVELVKVTDEMKSFNAYAKLRLERTNQRHVGVRMKRAAEAEKEDKK, encoded by the exons ATGGTTAAGCATAACAATGTCGTGCCGAATGGACACTTCAAGAAGCACTGGCAGAATTATGTCAAAACTTGGTTTAACCAACCTGCCCGCAAAACAAGACGACGGTTAG CTAGGCAGAAGAAGGCTGTGAAGACATTCCCACAGCCTACCGCAGGACCACTTCGACCCATTGTCCATGGGCAAACCCTGAAGTATAACATGAAAGTTAGGGCTGGGCGGGGATTTTCTCTTGAAGAGCTTAAG ACAGCAGGCATTTCAAAAAAACATGCTCGAACCATTGGCGTTGCAGTTGATCATCGTCGCAAAAATCGATCTCTTGAAGGCCTTCAAACTAATGTGCAAAGGCTAAAGACATACAAGGCTAAGCTGGTTGTCTTCCCAAGACGTGCAAGAAAAGTCAAG GCTGGTGATTCTACTCCAGAGGAACTTGCAACAGCCGCACAAGTCCAAGGTCCTTACATGCCAATTGCAAGGGAGCAACCCACTGTTGAGCTTGTGAAAGTAACAGATGAGATGAAATCATTTAATGCCTATGCCAAGTTGCGTCTTGAGCGGACGAATCAACGCCATGTTGGTGTCAGGATGAAGAGGGCTGCTGAAGCAGAGAAGGAAGATAAGAAGTAG